The following proteins come from a genomic window of Polyangiaceae bacterium:
- a CDS encoding DEAD/DEAH box helicase codes for MAESVERLTERLGTATRPGFRERLLDKGLARGMIWRDGVMPPGSPAFPDSLTEDLLDYAHTVLNMALRLRSQNVEANLERPFLVAGEAIEAAVHRGADGHEGGFHRVSAAVAFHLARYSARAYSMLPTGAGATNLAPTETALVQLLRRKLDDLHQLYAGWLLDVGHSDDRIAERLREDEDFDAADACGEVIVSAFMRALALFDHAITTGEDVSAVAAKELLQRAADTARDVHAVSHWWTTTLALHLLDELWGLSLHQQVPLLPPDHDDAERWSDLRRNYVQRLRAGKRSAIELWPSQLEAVQRAVDPADDLVVALPTSAGKTRIAELCILRTLASDERVVYVTPLRALSAQVERDLSETFAPLGFSVSSLYGSAGVESGDTETLREGKIVVSTPEKLDFALRNDNSIIDDVGLIVLDEGHMLGPNEREVRYEALVQRLLRRDDADGRRIVCLSALFPTPEEMSDLVAWIRQDDPGDPVHSMWRPTRQRFGVLRWMSNAARLDVKVEDERPFVPRFIEAADPPEGSRRRKAFPSDKNELTLATAWRFVAQEKDVLIYCSLRKSVETLGRLILKCIKHEVLVPLAAPNERIRNAMATGAEWLGEDHPAVQCLQHGVALHHGGLPRPFLTEVERLLRSGDCRLTVASPTLAQGLNLSASVLLVPSIWRNREIIPTAEFANVAGRAGRAFVDVEGLVLHVVWEKTTRKTNQVVRKWQKLVDEAKAPLVQSGILKLSLNIYGRIAGVAGVPVEELVEYVMGNSSAWDFSDAAAEKLEVSAADWDRDLASLDAAILALLDAGTDEAELASSLDQALAGSLFARQVEQYQEAEQKLIRGFVTARAARVWAQTTEPQRRGYHAAGIGLTAGQFLDANLPGLVELLGNAETAISESNLDDASSAVVAFAELVFQTAPFRAPKDLPAKWTDALDAWMRGKSSADVIGICDDDGVDLLQEALTYRLPWAMEAVRVHASAVSCEGADAITGLAALAVEAGSCDKSVIVLLRAGLNSREAAFEAVSSTGATFEDRAGLMMWLGSDEVEALHPDETWPTPQSRHAWLQFYEGETKGDRRKWSRETQRVRVEWDGEPPDVGEHVVVEPVDGGGLLLTPSFEPLGSLVRALKRPRRDVVRATVGGRPNTVDVEYFGPRTLR; via the coding sequence ATGGCAGAGTCGGTCGAACGCCTCACTGAGCGCCTGGGCACAGCAACGCGGCCTGGCTTCAGGGAACGCCTTCTCGACAAGGGGCTTGCCCGCGGGATGATCTGGCGCGACGGCGTCATGCCCCCGGGTTCGCCCGCCTTTCCGGACAGTCTGACGGAGGATCTGCTCGACTATGCTCACACCGTCCTGAACATGGCGCTACGGCTCCGATCGCAGAACGTAGAGGCGAATCTCGAGCGCCCATTTCTGGTAGCGGGCGAAGCGATCGAAGCAGCCGTTCACCGCGGGGCCGATGGGCATGAGGGCGGCTTTCATCGAGTCAGTGCGGCGGTGGCCTTTCATCTCGCGCGGTACTCCGCGAGGGCGTACTCGATGCTTCCGACTGGGGCCGGAGCGACGAACCTTGCCCCGACCGAGACCGCTCTCGTGCAGCTTCTGCGTCGCAAGCTCGACGACCTACATCAGCTCTACGCAGGTTGGCTCCTCGATGTGGGGCACTCGGATGACCGAATCGCGGAACGTCTGCGCGAGGACGAAGACTTCGACGCGGCGGACGCCTGCGGCGAAGTGATCGTTTCGGCCTTCATGCGCGCGCTGGCCCTCTTCGACCACGCGATAACAACTGGCGAGGACGTGTCGGCGGTAGCAGCCAAGGAACTCCTTCAGCGTGCAGCTGACACAGCCCGCGATGTGCACGCCGTCAGCCATTGGTGGACGACAACCCTTGCGCTTCATCTCCTCGATGAACTCTGGGGGTTGAGCCTGCACCAACAGGTTCCGCTGCTACCCCCCGATCATGACGATGCGGAGCGATGGAGTGACCTCCGGCGAAACTACGTCCAGCGGCTCCGCGCTGGGAAGCGATCGGCAATCGAGCTATGGCCCTCGCAACTTGAGGCAGTGCAACGGGCCGTAGATCCGGCCGACGACCTCGTGGTCGCCCTCCCGACGAGTGCGGGCAAGACTCGGATCGCCGAGCTCTGTATTCTGCGCACGCTCGCTTCCGATGAGCGCGTGGTGTACGTGACCCCCTTGCGGGCGCTCTCGGCTCAGGTCGAGCGCGACCTCTCGGAGACCTTTGCTCCGCTCGGCTTCTCGGTGTCGTCCCTGTACGGCTCTGCTGGCGTCGAGAGCGGCGACACAGAGACCCTCCGCGAGGGCAAGATCGTGGTGTCCACCCCGGAGAAACTCGACTTCGCGCTTCGCAACGACAACTCGATCATCGACGACGTCGGTCTCATCGTGCTCGACGAGGGGCACATGCTCGGGCCGAACGAGCGCGAGGTTCGCTACGAGGCTCTCGTACAGCGACTGCTGCGCCGGGACGACGCAGACGGTCGGCGAATCGTCTGCTTGTCCGCCTTGTTCCCGACTCCGGAGGAGATGAGTGACCTGGTGGCGTGGATTCGCCAGGACGACCCTGGCGATCCTGTGCATTCGATGTGGCGACCGACGAGACAGCGCTTCGGAGTGCTGCGGTGGATGTCGAACGCCGCCCGACTCGACGTGAAGGTCGAGGACGAGCGCCCGTTTGTGCCGCGCTTCATCGAGGCCGCCGACCCGCCCGAGGGCTCCCGGCGGCGCAAAGCATTCCCGTCCGACAAGAACGAGCTGACGCTGGCCACGGCGTGGCGGTTCGTAGCCCAGGAGAAGGACGTCCTCATCTACTGCTCGCTGCGAAAGTCAGTCGAGACCCTGGGGCGGCTGATCCTCAAGTGCATCAAGCACGAGGTTCTTGTGCCGCTTGCGGCTCCCAACGAGCGCATCCGGAATGCGATGGCAACCGGGGCCGAGTGGCTAGGCGAGGACCATCCGGCGGTGCAGTGCCTACAGCATGGGGTCGCCCTGCACCACGGGGGGCTTCCTCGTCCATTCCTCACCGAGGTGGAGCGCCTGCTGCGATCGGGCGACTGCCGGTTGACGGTGGCGTCGCCGACGCTGGCGCAAGGACTCAACCTCTCTGCGAGCGTTCTTCTGGTGCCTTCCATCTGGCGCAATCGGGAGATCATCCCGACCGCGGAGTTCGCCAACGTCGCGGGCCGTGCAGGCCGGGCCTTCGTCGACGTCGAGGGGTTGGTGCTGCACGTCGTCTGGGAGAAGACCACACGCAAGACCAACCAGGTCGTTCGCAAGTGGCAGAAGCTCGTCGACGAGGCTAAGGCACCGTTGGTGCAGAGCGGGATCCTGAAGCTCTCGCTGAACATCTACGGGCGAATCGCGGGGGTAGCTGGAGTCCCTGTCGAGGAACTCGTCGAGTACGTCATGGGCAACTCCAGCGCCTGGGACTTCAGCGACGCGGCGGCAGAGAAGCTGGAGGTATCTGCCGCAGACTGGGACCGCGATCTGGCGTCGCTCGATGCCGCAATACTGGCGCTCTTGGACGCGGGTACCGATGAGGCCGAGCTTGCGAGCAGCTTGGATCAGGCGCTGGCCGGCTCGCTCTTTGCCCGGCAGGTGGAGCAGTATCAGGAAGCCGAGCAGAAGCTGATTCGTGGGTTCGTGACGGCACGGGCTGCTCGGGTATGGGCGCAGACGACGGAGCCGCAGCGCAGGGGCTATCACGCTGCCGGCATTGGACTGACGGCGGGCCAGTTCCTCGACGCGAACTTGCCGGGCCTCGTGGAGCTCCTCGGTAATGCCGAGACGGCGATTTCCGAGAGCAATCTCGATGATGCGTCGTCCGCGGTGGTCGCCTTTGCAGAGCTCGTCTTCCAGACGGCCCCGTTCCGCGCGCCCAAGGACCTCCCTGCCAAGTGGACCGATGCGCTGGACGCCTGGATGCGGGGCAAGTCATCGGCCGACGTCATCGGCATCTGTGATGACGACGGGGTCGACCTCCTGCAGGAAGCGCTGACTTACAGGCTTCCATGGGCGATGGAAGCCGTACGCGTGCACGCAAGTGCAGTCTCCTGCGAAGGAGCGGATGCCATCACAGGGTTGGCAGCGCTCGCCGTGGAGGCCGGGAGCTGCGACAAGAGCGTGATCGTGCTCCTCCGGGCCGGCTTGAACTCGAGAGAGGCAGCGTTCGAGGCGGTCAGTTCGACGGGTGCCACCTTCGAGGATCGTGCCGGCCTGATGATGTGGCTGGGGTCCGACGAGGTCGAGGCGCTTCACCCTGACGAGACCTGGCCAACGCCCCAGAGTCGTCATGCTTGGCTGCAGTTCTACGAAGGCGAGACCAAGGGCGACCGTCGCAAGTGGAGCCGCGAGACGCAGCGGGTACGGGTGGAGTGGGACGGTGAACCTCCGGACGTTGGCGAGCACGTGGTGGTGGAACCCGTCGACGGGGGCGGGCTCTTGCTGACGCCGTCGTTCGAGCCGCTCGGATCGCTCGTGAGGGCCCTGAAGCGCCCACGCCGGGACGTGGTGCGTGCGACCGTCGGCGGGAGGCCCAACACGGTGGACGTCGAGTACTTCGGCCCGAGGACACTGCGGTGA
- a CDS encoding DUF1837 domain-containing protein, which translates to MAGAKTKTKAKKAPAKPKATTPAHPVSQWLDVSTSAVGRHSLRVLAERDGSRASILGDLRELVRGHYVDPQIVAKRVASLGAVQTAALLREHVPKGKTSRSGDLGEVLATELAEQELKYEVPIRRLQWKDDREMALRGDDIIGVARDSKDKLMLLKGESKSRAKLSAAVLDEASDALDRDRGRPTRHSVLFVAERLRERGEDSLAEELEEAALGSFRGIPVAHMLFVLTGGPPKNLLEGHLKDAAKKKRLRHAIGVRIKDHAKFIELLFGGL; encoded by the coding sequence GTGGCCGGGGCGAAGACCAAGACGAAGGCAAAGAAGGCGCCCGCGAAGCCCAAGGCAACCACACCGGCTCATCCTGTTTCGCAGTGGTTGGACGTCAGCACATCCGCGGTTGGTCGGCATTCTCTTCGGGTGCTCGCGGAACGTGACGGCAGCCGCGCGTCGATTCTGGGCGACCTCCGAGAGCTGGTGCGCGGGCATTATGTGGACCCGCAGATCGTAGCCAAACGCGTAGCTTCGCTCGGAGCAGTCCAGACAGCGGCGCTGCTTCGTGAGCATGTCCCGAAGGGGAAGACTTCGCGCTCGGGGGACCTGGGGGAGGTTCTGGCCACGGAGCTCGCAGAGCAAGAGCTGAAGTACGAGGTCCCTATCCGTCGGCTTCAATGGAAGGACGATCGAGAAATGGCGCTACGCGGTGACGACATTATTGGCGTCGCACGCGACAGCAAGGACAAGCTCATGCTCCTGAAGGGAGAGTCCAAGAGCCGTGCGAAGCTTTCCGCGGCTGTGTTGGATGAGGCGAGCGACGCGTTGGACCGCGACCGTGGCCGACCAACGCGGCACTCCGTGCTCTTTGTCGCTGAGCGGCTTCGTGAGCGCGGTGAGGATAGCCTCGCGGAGGAACTCGAAGAGGCGGCCCTGGGAAGCTTCCGTGGAATTCCAGTCGCCCACATGTTGTTCGTCCTTACCGGTGGTCCACCGAAGAACCTCCTTGAAGGCCACTTGAAAGACGCCGCGAAGAAGAAGCGGCTCCGGCACGCCATCGGGGTTCGCATCAAGGACCACGCGAAGTTCATCGAACTCCTGTTCGGGGGGCTCTAG